One window from the genome of Gadus morhua chromosome 16, gadMor3.0, whole genome shotgun sequence encodes:
- the LOC115561128 gene encoding LOW QUALITY PROTEIN: extracellular calcium-sensing receptor-like (The sequence of the model RefSeq protein was modified relative to this genomic sequence to represent the inferred CDS: inserted 1 base in 1 codon) yields MGEPEEPQLFKTGDIILGGIFSFHSSWKNIESTYVHSPLPLQCTSLNFRAFQFAQSMLFAIEEINNSTDLLPGIKLGYKIYDACGSIARAVRVALSLINGNEETATTFEKPCSGSVPAIMGETSSSPCMAINTVIGPFHTPMVSHFATCACLSNKVKYPSFLRTIPSDYYQSRALAQMVKHFGWTWVGAIRTNDDYGNNGMATFIEIATQLGICLEYSLPFFRTDPPEQKQKIIETIKGSTSKVIIAFLSHMDMDELIEEFAHHNLTGYQWVGTEGWISDSQTAIAKGHYILDGSIGLAIRKAHVTGLREFMLDVKPLNSSGNKLFVEFWETTFGCIFNLIKQTGENIETCTGYENLTGIKNSFTDMSLMPIFNNVYKAVYAVAHTLHKILGCGKMCSNTIATDPQVILQNLKQIRFKTKEGEEVYFNEDGDPAAKYDIINWQPKKDGSVEFVTIGLYDASLPEDKQLHLDNLTLSWANNAKQVPISVCSGTCALGTRKVLQKGKPVCCYDCIPCAEGEFSNTTDSITCARCHPEFWSNERRDDCKKKETEFLSFTEIMGAILTVSSLLGACLTATVAFIFFRHRNTPIVKANNSELSFLLLFSLTLCFLCSLTFIGPPSDWSCMLRHTAFGITFVLCISCVLGKTLAVLMAFKATLPGSNLMKWFGPRRQRLSVLAFTVVQVVXLHTLVNNQPSLSI; encoded by the exons ATGGGGGAGCCAGAGGAGCCCCAGCTCTTCAAGACTGGAGACATCATCTTGGGTGGAATCTTCTCCTTTCACAGCAGCTGGAAGAACATAGAGTCTACCTATGTTCACAGTCCACTACCATTGCAGTGCACAAG TCTGAATTTCAGAGCGTTCCAGTTTGCCCAGTCAATGCTGTTTGCCATTGAGGAGATAAACAACAGCACAGACCTTCTGCCTGGCATTAAACTGGGATATAAGATCTATGATGCATGTGGTTCGATTGCACGGGCAGTCAGAGTGGCGCTGTCTTTGATAAATGGCAATGAGGAAACGGCCACTACGTTTGAGAAACCTTGCAGTGGATCTGTCCCTGCCATCATGGGAGagacctcctcttccccctgcaTGGCAATCAACACTGTTATTGGACCTTTCCACACTCCGATG GTCAGCCACTTTGCAACATGTGCTTGTCTAAGCAACAAAGTCAAGTATCCATCATTCCTCAGAACCATACCCAGTGACTACTACCAGAGTAGAGCCCTGGCCCAAATGGTCAAGCACTTTGGTTGGACCTGGGTAGGGGCTATTAGAACAAATGATGACTATGGGAACAATGGAATGGCCACATTTATAGAAATAGCCACACAGCTCGGAATCTGTCTTGAGTACTCATTGCCTTTTTTCAGGACGGATCCACCCGAACAAAAGCAGAAGATTATAGAGACTATTAAGGGTTCTACTTCCAAGGTTATTATTGCGTTCCTCTCTCATATGGATATGGATGAACTCATAGAGGAGTTTGCCCACCACAACCTCACAGGGTACCAATGGGTAGGCACTGAGGGATGGATATCAGATTCCCAAACTGCTATTGCCAAGGGCCACTACATCCTGGATGGCTCTATTGGCCTTGCAATCCGAAAGGCCCATGTCACTGGCCTGAGAGAGTTCATGTTGGATGTGAAGCCACTCAACTCCTCTGGAAATAAATTGTTTGTAGAGTTCTGGGAGACAACCTTCGGTTGTATTTTTAATCTTATAAAGCAAACAGGAGAAAATATTGAAACCTGTACTGGTTATGAAAATCTCACAGGGATAAAAAACAGCTTCACTGACATGTCACTTATGCCTATCTTTAACAATGTATATAAAGCAGTGTATGCAGTTGCCCACACTCTTCATAAAATCCTTGGCTGTGGAAAAATGTGTAGCAACACTATAGCAACAGATCCGCAAGTG ATTTTGCAAAATTTGAAACAGATAAGGTTCAAAaccaaagagggagaggaggtttaCTTCAATGAGGATGGAGACCCAGCTGCAAAGTATGACATCATAAACTGGCAGCCCAAGAAGGATGGCAGTGTGGAGTTTGTTACTATTGGTCTCTATGATGCGTCTCTGCCTGAAGACAAACAGCTTCATCTAGATAACCTAACCTTGTCTTGGGCAAATAACGCTAAACAG GTACCTATTTCAGTCTGTAGTGGGACATGCGCTTTGGGAACTCGCAAGGTCCTCCAGAAAGGAAAGCCTGTCTGCTGCTATGACTGTATACCGTGTGCAGAGGGGGAATTCAGTAACACAACAG ATTCTATCACTTGTGCGCGATGTCATCCTGAGTTCTGGTCAAATGAGAGAAGAGACGATTGTAAGAAAAAGGAAACTGAGTTTCTCTCATTTACTGAAATCATGGGGGCAATTCTCACAGTGTCTTCCTTGTTAGGAGCCTGCTTGACTGCTACAGTGGCATTCATTTTCTTCAGACATAGGAATACTCCAATAGTCAAGGCCAACAACTCTGAGCTGAGcttcctgctgctcttctcctTGACTCTGTGTTTCCTCTGTTCTCTGACCTTCATCGGCCCTCCCTCAGACTGGTCCTGTATGCTTCGCCACACAGCGTTTGGGATCACCTTTGTCCtctgtatctcttgtgttctgGGGAAAACTCTTGCTGTGTTGATGGCCTTTAAGGCCACACTACCCGGTAGTAATCTTATGAAATGGTTTGGACCTCGTCGACAGAGACTCAGTGTTCTCGCTTTCACTGTTGTACAAGTTG ATTTGCATACTTTGGTTAACAATCAACCCTCCCTTTCCATTTAA
- the LOC115560858 gene encoding extracellular calcium-sensing receptor-like, translated as MGEPEEPQLFKTGDIILGGIFSFHSSWKNIESTYVHSPLALQCTSLNFRAFQFAQAMLFAIEEINNSTNLLPGIKVGYKIYDACGSTARAVRVALSLMNGNEGTATMSEKPCIGSVPAIIGLQSSSPSMAVATVIGPFHTPMVSYFATCACLSNKVRYPSFLRTIPSDYYQSRALAQMVKHFGWTWVGAIRSNNDYGNNGMATFIEIATQLGICLEYSLPFFRTDPPEQKQKIIETIKGSTSKVIIGFLSHMDMDVLIEEFAHHNLTGFQWVGTESWISDSPIAIGKGHYILDGSIGLAIRKAYVTGLREFMLDVKPLNNSGNKLFTEFWETTFGCIFSNIKQTGEHLEQCTGYEDLTEIKNSFHDMSLMSIFNNVYKGVYAVAHTLHSILGCEERCSNTITSHPQAILQHLRNIKFKTKEGEEVYFNENGDPAAKYDIINWQPKKDGSVEFVTIGLYDASLPEDKQLHIDNLTLTWANNSKQVPISVCSGTCALGTRKVLQKGKPVCCYDCIPCAEGEVSNTTDSITCVRCHPEFWSNERRDGCEKKETEFLSFTEIMGSILTVSSLLGACLTATVAFIFFRHRNTPIVKANNSELSFLLLFSLTLCFLCSLTFIGRPSDWSCMLRHTAFGITFVLCISCVLGKTLAVLMAFKSTLPGSNRMKFFGPRRQKIVVLTFTSIQVVICIVWVTANPPYPFKNLRHFKDKIILECALGSPIGFWAVLGYIGLLALLCFILAILARKLPDNFNEAKFITFSMLIFCAVWMTFIPAYVSSPGKFSVAVEIFAILASSFGLLFCIFIPKCYIILLKPERNTKKNMMSKKS; from the exons ATGGGGGAGCCAGAGGAGCCCCAGCTCTTCAAGACTGGAGACATCATCTTGGGTGGAATCTTCTCCTTCCACAGCAGCTGGAAGAACATAGAGTCTACCTATGTTCACAGTCCACTAGCATTGCAGTGCACAAG CCTGAATTTCAGAGCATTCCAGTTTGCCCAGGCGATGCTCTTTGCCATTGAGGAGATAAACAACAGCACAAACCTTCTGCCTGGGATTAAAGTGGGATATAAGATCTATGATGCATGTGGTTCAACTGCACGGGCAGTCAGAGTGGCGCTGTCTTTGATGAATGGCAATGAAGGTACAGCCACCATGTCTGAGAAACCTTGCATTGGATCTGTCCCTGCTATTATAGGACTACAATCCTCTTCCCCCTCTATGGCTGTAGCCACAGTCATTGGACCTTTTCACACCCCGATG GTCAGTTACTTTGCAACATGTGCTTGTCTTAGCAACAAAGTCCGGTATCCATCTTTCCTCAGAACCATACCCAGTGACTACTACCAGAGTAGAGCCCTAGCCCAAATGGTCAAGCACTTTGGTTGGACCTGGGTAGGGGCAATTAGATCGAATAATGACTATGGGAACAATGGAATGGCCACATTTATAGAAATAGCCACACAGCTCGGCATCTGTCTTGAGTACTCATTGCCTTTTTTCAGGACGGATCCACCAGAACAAAAGCAGAAGATTATAGAGACTATTAAGGGTTCTACTTCCAAGGTTATTATTGGGTTCCTCTCTCATATGGATATGGATGTACTGATAGAGGAGTTTGCCCACCACAACCTCACAGGGTTCCAATGGGTAGGCACTGAAAGCTGGATATCGGATTCCCCAATTGCAATTGGTAAGGGCCACTACATCCTGGATGGCTCTATTGGCCTGGCCATCCGAAAGGCTTATGTCACTGGCCTGAGAGAGTTCATGTTGGATGTGAAGCCACTCAACAATTCTGGAAATAAATTGTTTACAGAGTTCTGGGAGACAACCTTTGGTTGTATATTTAGTAATATAAAGCAAACAGGAGAACATCTGGAACAGTGCACTGGTTATGAAGATCTCACAGAGATAAAAAACAGCTTCCATGACATGTCACTCATGTCTATCTTTAACAATGTATATAAAGGTGTGTATGCAGTTGCCCACACACTTCATAGTATTCTTGGCTGTGAAGAAAGGTGTAGCAACACTATAACATCACATCCGCAAGCG ATTTTGCAGCATTTAAGAAACATAAAGTTCAAAAccaaagagggagaagaggttTACTTTAATGAGAATGGAGACCCAGCTGCAAAGTATGACATCATAAACTGGCAGCCCAAGAAGGATGGCAGTGTGGAGTTTGTTACTATTGGCCTCTACGATGCGTCTCTGCCTGAAGACAAACAACTACATATAGATAACCTAACATTGACGTGGGCAAATAATTCAAAACAG GTACCTATTTCAGTCTGTAGTGGGACATGTGCTTTGGGAACTCGAAAGGTCCTCCAGAAAGGAAAGCCTGTCTGCTGCTATGACTGTATACCGTGTGCAGAGGGGGAAGTCAGTAACACAACAG ATTCTATAACTTGTGTGCGATGCCATCCTGAGTTCTGGTCCAATGAGAGAAGAGATGGATGTGAGAAAAAGGAAACCGAGTTTCTGTCATTTACTGAAATCATGGGATCAATTCTCACAGTGTCTTCCTTGTTAGGAGCCTGCTTGACAGCTACAGTGGCATTCATTTTCTTCAGACATAGGAATACTCCAATAGTCAAGGCCAACAACTCTGAGCTGAGcttcctgctgctcttctcctTGACTCTGTGTTTCCTATGTTCTCTGACCTTCATCGGCCGTCCCTCAGACTGGTCCTGTATGCTTCGCCACACAGCGTTTGGGATCACCTTTGTCCtctgtatctcttgtgttctgGGGAAAACTCTTGCCGTGTTGATGGCCTTTAAGTCTACACTACCCGGTAGTAATCGAATGAAATTTTTTGGACCTCGTCGACAAAAAATTGTTGTTCTTACATTTACTTCTATACAAGTTGTGATTTGCATAGTTTGGGTAACAGCCAACCCTCCTTATCCGTTTAAGAATTTAAGACATTTTAAAGATAAGATAATTCTAGAATGTGCATTAGGATCCCCTATAGGGTTCTGGGCTGTGTTGGGGTATATAGGACTTTTAGCTTTATTATGTTTCATACTGGCTATTCTGGCCAGAAAGCTGCCTGATAACTTCAATGAGGCCAAATTCATCACCTTCAGCATGTTGATATTCTGTGCAGTCTGGATGACCTTCATCCCTGCTTATGTCAGTTCTCCTGGGAAGTTCAGTGTTGCTGTGGAAATATTTGCTATCTTGGCCTCAAGCTTTGGGTtactattttgtatttttataccaAAATGCTACATAATATTGTTGAAaccagaaagaaacacaaaaaagaaTATGATGAGTAAGAAGAGTTAG
- the LOC115560860 gene encoding extracellular calcium-sensing receptor-like produces MGEPEEPQLFKTGDIIFGGIFSFHSSWTNMKSTYVHRPLPLQCTSLNFRAFQFAQSMLFAIEEINNSTEILPGITLGYKMYDVCGSIARAVRVALSLINGNEETASMSERPCSGSVPAIIGVTSSSPCMAISTVIGPFHTPLVSHFATCACLSDKIKYPSFLRTIPSDYYQSRALAQMVKHFGWTWVGAIRSNDDYGNNGMAIFKDTATQLGICLEYSLPFVRTDPPEQKQKIIETIKGSTSKVIIAFLNHMDMEVLIEEFAHHNLKGHQWVGTEGWISDSQIAIAKGNYILEGSIGLAIRKAHVTGLREFMLDVKPLNSSGNKLFTEFWETAFGCIFNNIKAAGENREHCTGHEDLRGIKNSFNDMSLMPIFNNVYKAVYAVAHTLHNILGCEEMCSNTIASDQQVILKRLKEIMFETKEGEEVYFNEYGDPAAKYDIINWQPKKDGSVEFVTIGLYDASKPEEKQLNLDNLTFTWANNSKQVPISVCSGTCALGTRKVLQKGKPVCCYDCIPCAEGEVSNVTDSITCVRCHPEFWSNEGRDECEKKETEFLSYTEIMGTILTVSSLLGACLTATVAFIFFRHRNTPIVKANNSELSFLLLFSLTLCFLCSLTFIGRPSDWSCMLRHTAFGITFVLCISCVLGKTLAVLMAFKATLPGSNLMKWFGPRRQRIVVLAFTFIQIVICIVWLTSNPPHPFKNLRHFKDRIILECALGSPIGFWAVLGYIGLLALLCFILAFLARKLPDNFNEAKFITFSMLIFCAVWLTFIPAYVSSPGKFSVAVEIFAILASSFGLLFCIFIPKCYIILLKPERNTKKNMMDKKS; encoded by the exons ATGGGGGAGCCAGAGGAGCCCCAGCTCTTCAAGACTGGAGACATCATCTTCGGTGGAATCTTCTCCTTCCACAGCAGCTGGACGAACATGAAGTCTACCTACGTGCACAGACCACTACCACTGCAGTGCACAAG TCTGAATTTCAGAGCGTTCCAGTTTGCCCAGTCAATGCTGTTTGCCATTGAGGAGATAAACAACAGCACAGAGATTCTGCCTGGCATTACACTAggctataaaatgtatgatgtaTGTGGTTCGATTGCACGGGCAGTTAGAGTCGCCCTGTCTTTGATAAATGGCAATGAGGAAACGGCCTCCATGTCTGAGAGACCTTGCAGTGGATCTGTCCCTGCCATTATAGGAGTGACCTCGTCATCTCCTTGCATGGCAATATCCACCGTCATCGGACCTTTTCACACTCCATTG GTCAGCCACTTTGCCACATGTGCTTGTCTTAGCGACAAAATCAAGTATCCATCCTTCCTCAGAACCATACCCAGTGACTACTACCAGAGTAGAGCCCTAGCCCAAATGGTGAAGCACTTTGGATGGACCTGGGTAGGGGCTATTAGATCAAACGATGACTATGGGAACAATGGAATGGCCATATTCAAAGACACAGCAACACAGCTCGGCATCTGTCTTGAGTACTCATTGCCTTTTGTCCGGACAGATCCACCAGAACAAAAGCAGAAGATTATAGAGACTATTAAGGGTTCTACTTCCAAAGTTATTATTGCGTTCCTCAATCATATGGATATGGAAGTACTAATAGAGGAGTTTGCCCACCACAACCTCAAAGGGCACCAATGGGTAGGCACTGAGGGATGGATATCAGATTCTCAAATTGCTATTGCGAAGGGCAACTACATCCTTGAAGGCTCTATTGGCCTGGCCATCCGAAAGGCCCATGTCACTGGCCTGAGAGAGTTCATGTTGGATGTGAAGCCACTCAACTCTTCTGGAAATAAATTGTTCACAGAGTTCTGGGAGACAGCCTTTGGAtgtatatttaataatataaaGGCAGCGGGAGAAAACAGGGAACACTGTACTGGTCATGAAGATCTCAGAGGGATAAAAAATAGCTTCAATGACATGTCACTTATGCCTATCTTTAACAATGTATATAAAGCAGTGTATGCAGTTGCACACACTCTTCATAATATTCTTGGCTGTGAAGAAATGTGTAGCAACACTATAGCATCAGATCAGCAAGTG ATTTTGAAGCGTTTGAAAGAGATAATGTTTGAAaccaaagagggagaggaggtttaCTTTAATGAGTATGGAGACCCAGCTGCAAAGTATGACATCATAAACTGGCAGCCCAAGAAGGATGGCAGTGTGGAGTTTGTAACTATCGGCCTCTATGATGCGTCCAAACCTGAAGAAAAACAATTAAATCTAGACAACCTAACCTTTACTTGGGCAAATAACTCAAAACAG GTACCTATTTCAGTCTGTAGTGGGACATGTGCTTTGGGAACTCGTAAGGTCCTCCAGAAAGGAAAGCCTGTCTGCTGCTATGACTGTATACCGTGTGCAGAAGGCGAAGTCAGTAACGTGACAG ATTCTATCACTTGTGTGCGATGTCATCCTGAGTTCTGGTCCAATGAGGGAAGAGATGAATGTGAGAAAAAGGAAACTGAGTTTTTGTCATATACCGAAATCATGGGGACAATTCTCACAGTGTCTTCCTTGTTAGGAGCCTGCTTGACTGCTACAGTGGCATTCATTTTCTTCAGACATAGGAATACTCCAATAGTCAAGGCCAACAACTCTGAGCTGAGcttcctgctgctcttctcctTGACTCTGTGTTTCCTCTGTTCTCTGACCTTCATCGGCCGTCCCTCAGACTGGTCCTGTATGCTTCGCCACACAGCGTTTGGGATCACCTTTGTCCtctgtatctcttgtgttctgGGGAAAACTCTTGCCGTGTTGATGGCCTTTAAGGCTACACTACCTGGTAGTAATCTAATGAAATGGTTTGGACCACGTCGACAAAGAATCGTTGTTTTAGCTTTTACTTTTATACAAATTGTGATTTGTATAGTTTGGCTAACATCCAACCCTCCTCATCCGTTCAAGAATTTAAGGCATTTTAAAGATAGGATAATTCTAGAATGTGCATTAGGATCCCCTATAGGGTTCTGGGCTGTGTTGGGGTACATAGGACTCTTAGCTTTATTATGTTTCATACTGGCTTTTCTGGCCAGAAAGCTGCCAGATAACTTCAATGAGGCCAAATTCATCACCTTCAGCATGTTGATATTCTGTGCAGTCTGGCTCACCTTCATCCCTGCTTATGTCAGTTCTCCTGGGAAGTTCAGTGTTGCCGTCGAAATATTTGCTATCCTGGCCTCTAGTTTTGGGTtactattttgtatttttattccaAAGTGCTACATAATATTGTTGAAACCAGAACGAAACACAAAAAAGAATATGATGGATAAAAAGAGTTAG